In Halosimplex halophilum, the genomic stretch CGGCGTCCGCGCCCGCTCCAGCGCCCCCCTCTGCGGGCGCGGCCGCTCCGGCCCCTTCGGTCGTCTCGGCCGCGTCGCTCGCGCCCGCACTCGCGTCCGATCCCGACCCGGCGCCGGCGGCGACCCCTTCCGGCGACGACTCGGGCGTCTTCCCGAACGCCGCGAGGACGGGGGCGGGCAGGTACCGCTTCGTCAGCGTCGGCGTCCCGGGCACGAGATACCCGCGCAGCCAGATCGCCGCCAGCGAGACGGCGAGGACGCCCGTCGGGACGGCGACGGCCGCCGTCCGGTAGCCGGCCGCGACGAGCCAGGCCCCCAGCAGCGTCGCCCCCACCGACGCGATCCCCACGTTCAGCACTGTACACGGCAGACAGCGGTTCTCGCCCGTGTACTCCGGGCGGCGCAACCGCGTCACGAGTGACCCCAGCATACCGTCCCCTTCGCGGCCCGCCGAATTGAATGTGACGGACGAGTGAAAACACGCTCCTGATAAGCGTTTGATTGGTAGTCGAACAGTTACGACCGTCCCGCGGGTCGGGGGATTCAAACCGGGGGTGGACCTATCGGGGGGTGATGGGAAACGCAGACCTCCGGGACCTGGCCGCTATCGAGGAGGTGCCGTTCGACGACCTGTCGGGGTCGGTCGTCGCCGTGGACGCGCACAACTGGCTCTACCGCTACCTGACGACGACCGTCCGCTGGACGAACGACTCGATATACACGACCGCCGACGGCGAGGAGGTCGCCAACCTCGTCGGCGTCGTCCAGGGGCTCCCGAAGTTCTTCGAACACGACATCACGCCCGTATTCGTCTTCGACGGGAGCGTCGTCGACCTCAAGGACGACGAGGTCACCCAGCGCCGCGAGGAACGGGAGAAACGGGAGGAGAAACTCGAAGCCGCCCGGGAGGAAGGGGACGAACTCGCCGTCGCCCGCCTCGAATCGCAGACCCAGCGGCTCACCGACACGATCCTCTCGACCACACGTGAAGTACTCGAACTGCTGGACGTGCCGGTGGTCGAGGCGCCCGCCGAGGGCGAGGCCCAGGCCGCCCACATGGCCCGCGAGGGCGCGGTCGACTACGTCGGCACGGAGGACTACGACGCGCTCCTGCTGGGGGCGCCGCTGACGCTGCGCCAGCTCACCAGCAAGGGCGACCCGGAGCTGATGGACTTCGAGGCGACGCTGGAGGAACACGACATCACCTGGGAGCAGCTGGTCGACGCCGCGATCCTGATGGGCACGGACTTCAACGAGGGGATCTCCGGGTACGGACCGAAGACCGCCGTGACGGCGGTCCGCGAGCACGGCGACATCTGGGCGGTGTTCGAGGCCGAGGACGTGTACGTCGACGACGCCGACCGCATCCGCGAGCTGTTCCTGAACCCCGCCGTCACCGACGACTACGAGTACGACCGCGAGATCGAACCCGACCTGGACGCCGCGCGGGCGTTCGTCTGCGAGCAGTGGGAGGTCGACGCGGACGAGGTCGAGCGCGGGTTCGAGCGCATCGAGCAGTCGGTCGTCCAGACGGGCCTCGACCGGTGGACCTGACGGCGCGAGTCCGCCGCCGGAACCGCACCGGCCACGTCGCCGCCGGTCCGCGTGTGTCGGGTCGCCGGCACGCGCACGCAAGGCCGACGGCCCGGAAAGCCGCCGTTACTCCCCGGAAACCGGCCTTACTCGGAGTAGCCGGCGCTACCGAACGCTACCCCGAGGTTACCGGAAAAACGGTTTCCCCGGTTTATTGACGGAACTTCCCAACGGTCGGCTGGAGTCACACCGATGACAGACGAACCCACAGGCCGACCAGCCACAGGTGAAACGAGCCGACGAACGTTCCTCAAGAGCGGCGCGGTAGCGACCGGCGCGCTCGCCGTCGGGACCGGCGCCGTCGTCTCCGGACAGAGCGGCGACGACGGCAGTGACGGCGACGGCGCCCAGGGGACGAGCGACGGCTTCGCCTCGGTGCAGTTCGCCAACCAGACCTCGGACGGGACGAGCGTGACCGTCGACCGGGCGACGCTGTCCCAGCCGGGGTACGTCTCCTTCCACGACGTGACGCTCTTCGAGGGGGAGGTGACCGAGAGCGTCGTCGGCGTCTCCGAGCGCCTCGACGCGGGCGTCCACTACGGCGTCGACACGACGCTGTTCGACGTACCGGGCGCCGACTACGAGACCGAGAGCCTGGAGGGGACCGGCGCGCTCGTCGCGATGCCCCACCGCGAGACCGGCGACGACGACACCTACGACTTCGTCGACACCGACGGGGAGGAGGACGGTCCGTTCGTCGAGGCCGACCTCCCCGTCGTCGACCTCGCGTTCGTCGTCGCGGACGGGGAGGGGACCGCCACCGAGACGCCCGACGGCACCCCGACGGGGACGCCCGACGGGACGGCGACCCCGTCCGAGTCGCCCGAGCAGGCGCTGTCGGACACGCCCAGCGAGACGCCCGGCGGGACCGACACCGCCACCGAGGCGCCCGGCGGGACGGCGACGCCCGACGGCACGGCGACGGAGGCGCCGGGCGACGACGAGCCGGCGCCGTTCGCGACCGTCGACTTCGAGAACCAGGCGGTGACCGACGACGCCGTGACCGTCGGCGAGGCGCTGCTGTCGGAGGGCGGGTTCGTCACGCTCCACGACGCGCGCCTGCTCACCGGCGAGACGTTCGCGAGCGTCGTCGGCGTCTCCGAGTACCTCGACCCCGGCCGCCACCGCGCGGTCGAGGTCCCCCTCGACGACCCGGAGGGACTCACCGAGGTCACCTTCCCGCCCGCGCCCGCGAGGCCGCTGATCCCGATGCCCCACCTCGACACCGACGACGACGAGAGCTACGACTTCGTCGACACCGAGGGCGAGGACGACGGTCCCTACACCGCCGAGGGCCAGGCCGTCGTCGACCTCGGGTTCGTGACGACCGAGGCCGAGGACACCGAGACCGGGACCGGTACTGAGACGCCCACGGAAACCGGGACGCCGGACGACGCCACGGACACGCCGACCGAGACCGAGACGCCGACCGACGCGTCCTGACGGGTCCGTCCCGGCCGCCCCCGCACGGGGGGTTACCCCGGACAGCCCGTCCCCCACGTCCGGTCGTCGGGGATCACGGGCACGTCGACCGAGATATCGGCGCCGTAGTCGGCGAACCGCATGTCGACCGTCGCGCTCGCGGTGTTGCCGCCCTGGCTCACCGCGAAGCGGACCGCCGACCGCAGCGGTCGATTGGTCTCGGGGTCGAGCCAGACGCGGACCTCGGCGTCGTCGACGCTCGGGCCGCCCAGCAGCGAGCGGTCCCGGCGCTCCTGGTACCTCGTGAGCGCGTCCGTCGTCGGGCGGCCGACGAGCAGGACCGCCTCCCGCCCGTCGAGCGTGCGGGTGCCGTTGTGGAACAGCGACCCCGACTCCAGCAGCGCCAGCTGGCGCGCGGCGGGCGTCCCCATCCGCCAGTCGTCGGCGCTCACGTTCTCGACGCCCCACATGTCCATCCCCATCGGCCCGCCGCACTGCCGGTAGGCGGTCCGGTCGACGACGTAGGCCTCGTAGGCCTCGCCCTCGCGGACGGTCGTCGAGTGCATCCGACGCTCGGCGGCGTCGACGGTGCCGTTCAGGCTGGCCTCGACGCGTTCGGTCCGACCGTCGGCGGTCGCGACGACCCGCAGGTCGCCGTCGAAGCGGTAGGTGTCGGTGTCGTTGACCGCCTCGCGGGCGTCGGCGAGCGCCGCGACGGCGCGCTCCTCGCGGGTGTGGTCCGGCCCGAGGACGGAACACCCGGCGAGGAGGAGACAGGCGGCGACCGCGAGGTGGAGGGCGGGGCGGTCCATATCGACGAGGGACAGGCCGGGCGGCAAGTGTCTTGGGGCCGCGGGCGGTCCCGCGGCTCGGGGCCTGCGTCGGGGACCGGCCGGAGTCCGGGACCGGCCGCTCGGGACAGTTCTCCCGAGTGCGTGGGAGACTTCGGTGGCTTTTACGCCTCTCGAATCGACGCTTCGACCATGTCAGACGAGGAATTCCGCACGGAGGAGGACAGCCTCGGCGAGATGCAGGTCCCGGCCGACGCCTACTGGGGCGCCCAGACCCAGCGCGCCGTCGAGAACTTCCCGATCAGCGAGGAGACGTTCGGGCGCCGCTTCGTCCGGGCGCTCGGCGTCGTCAAGAAGGCTGCGGCCCAGGCCAACGACGACCTCGGGCTGGTCGAGACCGAGAAGGCCGAGGCGATCGTGGAGGCGGCCGACGAGGTTATCGCCGGCGAACACGACGACCAGTTCCCGGTCGACGTGTTCCAGACCGGCTCGGGCACCTCCTCGAACATGAACGCCAACGAGGTCATCGCCAACCGCGCCACCGAGATCTACGGCGGCGAGATCGGTTCTCGTACTATTCACCCCAACGACCACGTCAACTACGGCCAGTCGTCCAACGACGTGATCCCGACCGCGATGCACGTCGCATCCCTCGAAGCGGTCGAGAACGACGTGCTCCCGGCGCTGTCGACGCTCGCCGACGCCCTCGGCGAGAAAGAGGACGAGTTCGACGACGTGGTCAAGACCGGCCGCACCCACCTCCAGGACGCCACCCCCATCACGCTCGGCCAGGAGTTCTCGGGCTACCGCACCCAGATCGAGAAGGGGATCGACCGCGTCGAGGGCGTCCGCGACCACCTGAGCGAACTCGCGCTGGGCGGCACCGCCGTCGGCACGGGCCTGAACACCCACCCGGAGTTCCCCGCGACGGCCGCCGAGTACATCAGCGAGGAGACGGGCATCGAGTTCCGCGAGGCCGACAACCACTTCGAGGCCCAGGCCGCCCACGACGCCATGTCCGAGGCCCACGGCGCCCTGCGGACCGTGGCCGGCTCGCTGAACAAGATCGCCAACGACCTGCGGCTGCTGGCCTCCGGTCCGCGCAACGGCCTCGGCGAGATCGACCAGCCCGAAAATCAGCCCGGCTCCTCGATCATGCCCGGGAAGATCAACCCCGTCGTGGCGGAGGCCGTGAATCAGGTCCACAAACAGGTCGTCGGCAACGACGCCGCGGTCTCCGCGGGCGCGGCGGAGGGCCAGATCGACCTCAACCTCTACAAGCCTATCCTGGCGAACAACTTCCTGCAGTCGGCGCGGCTGATTTCCAATGGCAGCGAGGTGTTCGCCGAGAAGTTCGTCGCGAAACTCGAAGCCGACCGCGAGCACTGCGAGGAGCGCGTCCAGCAGTCGATGGCGCTGGCGACCGCGCTGAACCCCGCCATCGGCTACGACAAGGCCAGCAAGGTCGCCAAACAGGCGATGGCCGAGGGCAAGACCATCAAGGAGGTCGTCGTCGCGGAGGGGTACCTGAGCGAGGCGGAGGCCGACGAGGTGCTCGACCCGGCGAAGATGACCGAGCGGGTCATCCTGGGCGACGAGGAGTAACGAGCCGACCGGTCGCGGTAGTAGTCGCGGTCCCGGCGGTGGTCGTCGGGGCGGTCGCCGCGGAGCGGTTTTCCCCGCCGACGGCGGCCCGCGCCTCGGGCAGCCAGTCGGGCGGCGAGACCGAGACGTTTCCGACCCGGCGGTAGGCGTACTCGTACTCGACGCGGGTCGGGGTCCCGCGGCGCTCGGTGGTGTAGGTGACCGAGAGCCGGCGGACGAACCCGTCGGGGGTGACGACGGCGCCGACGGAGTAGTTGGCGGCGTACTCGCCGTCGACGACGCCGGCGCCGCGGCTCTCGACCCAGTAGCGCCGCTCGCCGTCGACCCCGCCGACCGACACGGACGCGTTCCGGAGCGACAGGTACGACTGGACGCGGTTGGCGGCGACCAGCGCGAGGACCTGGCTGTCGTTCGTGGCGGGACGGGCGCGGTAGATGGGTCCGTCGGCGTCCGCCTCGCGGACGTAGCGGGTGTCGCCGTCGGCGTAGCGGTCGATCGCCGGCCGGTAAGTGAGCGTGAGCCCGGTCCAGACCACCCGCCGCGAGCGGCTCCAGCGGTAGGTGTCGCCGTCCTCCAGCCGGACCGTCCTGGTGCGGTTCCGGGCGACCGTCCAGTTACCGTCGCCGGCGGCCGTCAGCGTCCGCCGGCGCTCGGTCCAGACGTACGACCGGCCGGAGACCGCCCGGACGTGGGCGGCGGCGAGCGCGCCCGGGCTGATGGTCCCGCGTGTCATCACGCCCGGCGGGAGCGGCGAGGGCGCGGCCGTGTCCGTCGGCGCGGTCGTCGGCACCGGCGCCGGCGTCAGCGTCTCGGCGGGCCCCTCCGGGTTGCCCCCGTCGGCGACGATCGAACAGCCCGCGAGGGCGACGAGGGCGACGACGACCACCGCGCGCCCGTCCATGGCCGCGGCTACGGCCCGGACCGGCAAAACACCTCGGCGCGGGTGTCGGCTCCTCGGCCGGGCTCACCGACCGAACCGGTACACGAGACGATGCCCCACGTACGCGGTCGCCGCCCCGATCACCGCGGCCGCGAGCAGATTCCCGGGCGTGAACGGCGTCAGGCTGGCGACGACCGTCCCGGCGACCGCACCGACCGCACCGCCGACCGCGCCGGCGGTGTCGTCGTAGTCGGTTTCGCTCATTCGAACTCCCACCCGAAGTACCGATAGACCGGGTACACGGACGCGAACTGGCAGACGAGGACGAGATTGAAGAATATCATCATCTGCGGGAACTCCGCGGGGTACCCCAGCACCACGTAGATGCTGTACGCGGTCAGTATCCCCCACACCGAGGCGACGAACGTTATCAGCCGCTTCCTGATCGATTCCGGCATCGTACGGGCACGTCGGAAGTGATTCCGTGTGTGTAAATCCTTTCCGTTGACTCGTCAGCGGTTCCGTCGCGGTCGGGCGTCCCGAACGCGGGCGTCCCGGGCGATCCGATCCCGCGACCGCGGCGAACCGTCGAGACGGAGTCCTTTTTGTCCACCCGGTCGCAGACACGCCCAATGAGCGACGCCGACTACGACTACGAGGACCTGGGGCTGGTGGCAGGACTCGAAATCCACCAGCAGCTGGACACGGCGACCAAGCTGTTCTGCCCGTGTCCGACGGAGCTCAGGGAGCCGGAGGAGTCCGAGCGGACCTTCACCCGGTATCTCCACCCGACCAAGAGCGAACTCGGGGAGATCGACGAGGCCGCCCTGGAGGAGAGCATGGTCGACCGGGAGTTCGAGTACCTCTCCTACGACACCACCTGTCTCGTCGAGGAGGACGACGAGCCGCCGGGCCGCGTCGACCGCGAGGCGATGGACGTGGCCATGGAGATCGCCCAGCTGCTCGACGCCAGCGTCGTCGACCAGGTCCACGTCATGCGGAAGATCGTCGTCGACGGGTCGAACACCACGGGCTTCCAGCGGACGATGCGCGTCGCCGGCGAGGGCGCCATCGAGACCGACGAGGGCCAGGTCCGCATCGAGGACCTCATGCTAGAGGAGGAGTCCGCCCAGCGCGTCGAAGAGACCGACTCGGGGGTCCGCTACTCGCTCGACCGGCTGGGCATCCCGCTGGTGGAGATCGGGACCAAGCCGGACATCCGCTCGCCCGAGCAGGCCCGCGACGCCGCCGAGCGCATCGGGATGTTGCTGCGCTCGACCGGCCAGGTCAAGCGCGGCTTAGGTACTATTCGCCAGGACGTGAACGTCTCCATCGCCGAGGGCGCCCGCGTCGAGATCAAGGGCGTCCAGAGCCTCGACGACATCGACGACATCGTCCGCAACGAGGTCCGCCGGCAGGTCGAACTGCTCGATATCGCCGCCGAACTTGACGACCGCGACGCCGCGGTCGGCGAGCCACAGGACGTGACCGAGGTCTTCGCGGACACCGACTCGGGCGTCATCGGCGGCGCGCTCTCCGACGGCGGGAACGTCATGGCAGTCCGCCTGGCGGGGTTCGACGGGCTCGTCGGCCGGGAGATCCAGCCCGACCGGCGGCTCGGCACGGAGTTCTCGGACCACGCCAAACGGCACGGCGCCGGCGGCATCTTCCACACCGACGAACTCCCCGCCTACGGCGTGACGGACGAGGAGGTCGAGGCCCTGCGGGAGGCGGTCGACGCGGGACCGGAGGACGCGGTCGCGCTGGTCGCCGACGACCCGGAGACGACGGCACTGGCGATCGAGGCGGTCGTCGACCGGGCCGAGGTGGCGACGGACGAGGTGCCCGAGGAGACCCGCGACGCCAACGAGGACGGGACGACCCGCTACCTGCGGCCGCTGCCGGGCGCGGCGCGGATGTACCCCGAGACGGACGTGCCGCCGGTCGAACCGGACCCCAGTGAGGTCGACCAGCCCGAACTCCTCACGGAGAAGGTCGACCGCTACGAGAGCGAGTTTGGCCTCGACGCCGGCCTCGCCGAGCAGGTCGCCTACGGCGAGTACATGCCGCTGTTCGAGCGGGTCGTCGACGAGGGCGTCGACCCGACGCTGGCGGCGACGACCTTCGAGTCGACCCTGACCGAGTTGCGCCGCGACGACGTGGCCGTCGGGAACCTGACCGACGACCACCTCGCCGACGCGCTCGCGCTGGTCGACGGCGGCGAGGTCCCCCAGGAGGGGCTGGACGACCTCCTGCGGGCGCTGGCGTCCGAGCCCGGTCTCACGGCCGAGGAAGCGGTCGAGCGGGAGGACCTCGGCGGCGTCGGCGAGGACGAGGTGCGCGAGGCGGTCGTGCGCGTCGTCGAGCGCAACGCCGAACAGGTCGAGGAAGAAGGGATGGGCGCGTTCTCCGGGCTGATGGGCGAGTGCATGGGTGAACTCCGCGGGAAGGCGGACGGCGACACGGTGAGCAGCGTCCTCCGCGAGGAGATCCAGGAGCGGGCATAGATGGACGCGACCCGGCGCCGCGGGCTGGCCGCGCTCGTCGCGACGGTCCTGCTGGGAGCGGCGACGCTGGCGCTGGCGTCGGTGCCGCCGCGGCCGCTCCGGAGCGTTGTCACGCTCGTCGGGTCGCTGGGGCTGCGGGTGGCGACCGACTGGCTGGCCGTCGTCGCGCTGCTCGCGCTGGCCGAGCGGGTCGCGGCCGGCGGGGAGTCGGTGACGCGGTCGAGCGTCGCGCGGCTGACCGCGGCCGTCTTCGTCGGCGCGGTCGCCATCGAGGTGTCGCCGCTCGCGCGGCTGGTCGCCGCGCCCGACCCGGTCGCGAGCGCCGCCGTCGCCGAGGGCGCGGCGGACGCGGTCCAGAGCGGGCTGTTCGCGGCCGCCCTCGTCGCCGCGACGGCGGCGGGCGGCGCGGCGCTCCGCGAGGCGCTCGGCGACGACGCCCGGTCGGGGCTCCCCGTGGCGCCGACCGAGCGGCGGCTCCCCCGGGTCGAGCCGCGGGCGGTCGTCCGGGTCGCGCAGGTGCTCGGGGTCGCCGCGGCGCTGTGGCTGGGCGTCGAACTCGCGACGCGGCTGGCGCTGGGGGTCCCGTACTTCTGGCTGGCGGTCGCCGACGGCGCCGTGGCGGCGCTGGGCGGCGCCGTCGACTACGGCGTGCTGGCGGTCGCCGGCCTCGTCCTCGCGGTCGACGGCGCGGACGCCCGGACGGTCGTCGGCGGGACGGCCGTCGTCTGGCTGGCGCTCGTCGTCGGCGGCATCGCGGTCGCGGTCCTGAGCGCGGGGCTCGGCGTGGTGCTCGTCGGCGCGACGGCGACGCCGATGGGCGCCGTCGAGGCCGCCGGGATGGGGCTGTGGCCCGCGCCGGACTCGTGGACGCAACTGCTCGCGACCGGCACCTTCCTCGCCGGCGCGGCCGGGCTGTCGGTCGTCCAGCGGACCGTCTCCGCGTCCGGATCCGGGGGCCGCGGGCCCGAGTCGCCGGTCGACGAGTCCCGCTCGCCCCGATGAAGTCCGGCGCCCACGCCGCGATATCGCTGGTCGTCGCCGCCGGGGCGCTCGCTCTCACGACGCCGCCGATACCCGCGTGGGCGGTCGTCGCCCTCGCGCTCGCCGCCGGCGTCGGGATCGACTTCGACCACTTCCTGCTGGCGTGGTACAACACCGGGAGCCTGGCGCCGGTCCGCCGCTGTCTCCGCGACCCGCGGATCGTCGTCGCCGCGCAGGACGAGATCTTCGACGAGGGGTCGGTCGGCGCGCTGAACCGGCTGCTGAGTCACGTCGTCATCGGCGGTCTCGTCGTGCCGCCGCTGTGGCTCCGATACCCGTACGTCGCCGGCCTGGTCGCCGCCGCCCTGTACGCCCACGTCCTCGCCGACCTCGTCTCGACGGCGCGGTGGGGCGTGGTCGTCGAGCGCTCGGCGACCGACCGGGAGCGGTGACGGCGGCCTCGGCCGCCATCCCTCCCCGGACACCGGTCGGTCACAGGTCGACCCTGGCGTCTTTGATCGCGTCGGTCTGCTCGCGGTGCCACTCGGCGTCGGCCCACATCCCCTCGAACTGCGGGCCGCAGAAGTTGCTCGTCGAGATCGCCGCCCAGCGGCCGGTCTCGGCGGCCCTGCGGGCCCCGAACGCACAGACCTCCTTGATCCACGCCCAGTCGAGGCCGGGCCAGTCCTTGTAGTGGATGAGCGCCCACGACTCCGTGGTCGCGAGCGGCAGGCCCGTCTCGCGGGACCACTCCGCGGCGGCGTTGACGGCATCGCCGAGCTGTTCCTGCCAGTAGGTCGGTTCGTTGCGGTACCGGTCCTCGGCCTCGTCGACCACCCACTCGTAGTGGCCGTCGCTGTCGATGTCGCCCCCGTCGCGCTCCCAGTCGTAGTAGCGGGTGGCGTTCATCAGCCAGACGTGCGGTTCGAGCAGGTCCATCTCCGCGGCGGGCTCGCGGCCCCACGTGTCGGGGTCGACCGTCTCCGAGAGGCAGTACTCCTGGTCGGGGTATGCCTCGCGCACGCCGGCGATCGAGTCGTCGATCCACCGCCGGCCCGCCGGCGAGTCCCGCGGCGTCCGGTGGTCGTCGTCGGGGTCGTTGAAATAGGGCGCCCACTGCGGGAGCGGGAACTCGTTGCACAGATCGACCCAGCACAGCGCGTCGAGCAGCCCCGCGTCGGCGATCCGGTCCAGCGTGTCGACCCACACCGACGCGAGGTCCGCGGGCGTCCGGATACCCAGGCGCGCCTCGGTTTCGTCCTCGCGGAACCACGACGAGAGCGCGACGGCGATGTCGCGGTCGGCGCAGGCGCCGACGAACTCCGTCAGGGCGGGCGTCACCTCGACGCGGCAGGTCGCGGGCGCGCCCCAGTCGCAGGCGTCGAAAGCGGGCGGGAGCGTCCACTCCCGGTCGGGGTCCGTGGCGACGAGGTGCGGGTAGGCGTCGATCCGGACGGCGTCGTACCCCCGCTCGGCGAGCTCGTCGAGCGCGCGATTCCAGTCCTCGTAGCCGCCGCCGGGGTAGCGCCGCTCCAGCCAAGAGAAGTCCCACATCGCGATCGCCAGCGGCGAGTCGCGGCCCGCGAGCGTCATGGGATCCGGTCGACGCCGCCGCACTTAGTCGTGTCTCCGGGTCGGTCCGTCCGTCGGGCTCGGCACCGTCCGTCCACCCGGGTCGATCCGTTCGTCCACCTGGGTCGATCCGTTCGTCCGCTCGGGCTCAGTCCCGTCCGTCGTCGTCGGCTTCGAGCCGGTCGACCTTCTGGCCGGCGCGCCGGAAGACGCCCCGGAGCGTCTTCGCCTCGCGGCCGGTCGGGTGGGCGCGGCCGACGAACCGCCGCCAGAGCCGCCGCGCCTTCCCCCGCTTCTCCGCGGGGTGGTCGATGGCGTCGAGGAACTCGCCGAACTGCTCGTGGAGCCCCTCGACGGCGCGCTCGTCGGCGCGCTGGTGGTTCGACTCGGGGTGCTGGGTCTCGTCGACGGTCAGCTCCCGGAGCTCGTAGCACACGACCGTGGCGGCCTGCCCGAGGTTGAGCACGGGGTACTCGCCGGAGGCGGGGATCGAACACACCTCGTCGAGGCGGGCGATCTCCTCGTTGGTGAGCCCCACGCGCTCGCGGCCGAAGACGACGCAGGTGTCGGCGTCGACGCCCCGGAGGCTGTCGGCCAGATCGGCGGGCGTCCTGAACGGGTAGCGGGTGTGGCTGCGCTCGTCCTCGTTGGTGACGGCCGTGCAGCCGACGGTGTGGAAGTTCTCGACCAGGTAGTCGAAGGAGACCTCGCGGGCGTTCGGGAGCACGTCCTCGCGGGCGTGGCCGGCGAAGCCCCACGCCTCGCTCTCGGGACCCACGTCGGGCGGGTCGACGAGGTAGAGGTCGGTGATACCGAAGTTCTTCATCGAGCGGGCGATGGTGCCGACGTTGCCCGAG encodes the following:
- the fen gene encoding flap endonuclease-1, giving the protein MGNADLRDLAAIEEVPFDDLSGSVVAVDAHNWLYRYLTTTVRWTNDSIYTTADGEEVANLVGVVQGLPKFFEHDITPVFVFDGSVVDLKDDEVTQRREEREKREEKLEAAREEGDELAVARLESQTQRLTDTILSTTREVLELLDVPVVEAPAEGEAQAAHMAREGAVDYVGTEDYDALLLGAPLTLRQLTSKGDPELMDFEATLEEHDITWEQLVDAAILMGTDFNEGISGYGPKTAVTAVREHGDIWAVFEAEDVYVDDADRIRELFLNPAVTDDYEYDREIEPDLDAARAFVCEQWEVDADEVERGFERIEQSVVQTGLDRWT
- a CDS encoding twin-arginine translocation signal domain-containing protein, which produces MTDEPTGRPATGETSRRTFLKSGAVATGALAVGTGAVVSGQSGDDGSDGDGAQGTSDGFASVQFANQTSDGTSVTVDRATLSQPGYVSFHDVTLFEGEVTESVVGVSERLDAGVHYGVDTTLFDVPGADYETESLEGTGALVAMPHRETGDDDTYDFVDTDGEEDGPFVEADLPVVDLAFVVADGEGTATETPDGTPTGTPDGTATPSESPEQALSDTPSETPGGTDTATEAPGGTATPDGTATEAPGDDEPAPFATVDFENQAVTDDAVTVGEALLSEGGFVTLHDARLLTGETFASVVGVSEYLDPGRHRAVEVPLDDPEGLTEVTFPPAPARPLIPMPHLDTDDDESYDFVDTEGEDDGPYTAEGQAVVDLGFVTTEAEDTETGTGTETPTETGTPDDATDTPTETETPTDAS
- a CDS encoding LolA-like protein — encoded protein: MDRPALHLAVAACLLLAGCSVLGPDHTREERAVAALADAREAVNDTDTYRFDGDLRVVATADGRTERVEASLNGTVDAAERRMHSTTVREGEAYEAYVVDRTAYRQCGGPMGMDMWGVENVSADDWRMGTPAARQLALLESGSLFHNGTRTLDGREAVLLVGRPTTDALTRYQERRDRSLLGGPSVDDAEVRVWLDPETNRPLRSAVRFAVSQGGNTASATVDMRFADYGADISVDVPVIPDDRTWGTGCPG
- a CDS encoding class II fumarate hydratase encodes the protein MSDEEFRTEEDSLGEMQVPADAYWGAQTQRAVENFPISEETFGRRFVRALGVVKKAAAQANDDLGLVETEKAEAIVEAADEVIAGEHDDQFPVDVFQTGSGTSSNMNANEVIANRATEIYGGEIGSRTIHPNDHVNYGQSSNDVIPTAMHVASLEAVENDVLPALSTLADALGEKEDEFDDVVKTGRTHLQDATPITLGQEFSGYRTQIEKGIDRVEGVRDHLSELALGGTAVGTGLNTHPEFPATAAEYISEETGIEFREADNHFEAQAAHDAMSEAHGALRTVAGSLNKIANDLRLLASGPRNGLGEIDQPENQPGSSIMPGKINPVVAEAVNQVHKQVVGNDAAVSAGAAEGQIDLNLYKPILANNFLQSARLISNGSEVFAEKFVAKLEADREHCEERVQQSMALATALNPAIGYDKASKVAKQAMAEGKTIKEVVVAEGYLSEAEADEVLDPAKMTERVILGDEE
- the gatE gene encoding Glu-tRNA(Gln) amidotransferase subunit GatE — encoded protein: MSDADYDYEDLGLVAGLEIHQQLDTATKLFCPCPTELREPEESERTFTRYLHPTKSELGEIDEAALEESMVDREFEYLSYDTTCLVEEDDEPPGRVDREAMDVAMEIAQLLDASVVDQVHVMRKIVVDGSNTTGFQRTMRVAGEGAIETDEGQVRIEDLMLEEESAQRVEETDSGVRYSLDRLGIPLVEIGTKPDIRSPEQARDAAERIGMLLRSTGQVKRGLGTIRQDVNVSIAEGARVEIKGVQSLDDIDDIVRNEVRRQVELLDIAAELDDRDAAVGEPQDVTEVFADTDSGVIGGALSDGGNVMAVRLAGFDGLVGREIQPDRRLGTEFSDHAKRHGAGGIFHTDELPAYGVTDEEVEALREAVDAGPEDAVALVADDPETTALAIEAVVDRAEVATDEVPEETRDANEDGTTRYLRPLPGAARMYPETDVPPVEPDPSEVDQPELLTEKVDRYESEFGLDAGLAEQVAYGEYMPLFERVVDEGVDPTLAATTFESTLTELRRDDVAVGNLTDDHLADALALVDGGEVPQEGLDDLLRALASEPGLTAEEAVEREDLGGVGEDEVREAVVRVVERNAEQVEEEGMGAFSGLMGECMGELRGKADGDTVSSVLREEIQERA
- a CDS encoding cellulase-like family protein; translation: MTLAGRDSPLAIAMWDFSWLERRYPGGGYEDWNRALDELAERGYDAVRIDAYPHLVATDPDREWTLPPAFDACDWGAPATCRVEVTPALTEFVGACADRDIAVALSSWFREDETEARLGIRTPADLASVWVDTLDRIADAGLLDALCWVDLCNEFPLPQWAPYFNDPDDDHRTPRDSPAGRRWIDDSIAGVREAYPDQEYCLSETVDPDTWGREPAAEMDLLEPHVWLMNATRYYDWERDGGDIDSDGHYEWVVDEAEDRYRNEPTYWQEQLGDAVNAAAEWSRETGLPLATTESWALIHYKDWPGLDWAWIKEVCAFGARRAAETGRWAAISTSNFCGPQFEGMWADAEWHREQTDAIKDARVDL
- a CDS encoding RNA methyltransferase — its product is MTDDAATDDGSDGDVTDGSGTDRDGGPSVSVAVVDAETSGNVGTIARSMKNFGITDLYLVDPPDVGPESEAWGFAGHAREDVLPNAREVSFDYLVENFHTVGCTAVTNEDERSHTRYPFRTPADLADSLRGVDADTCVVFGRERVGLTNEEIARLDEVCSIPASGEYPVLNLGQAATVVCYELRELTVDETQHPESNHQRADERAVEGLHEQFGEFLDAIDHPAEKRGKARRLWRRFVGRAHPTGREAKTLRGVFRRAGQKVDRLEADDDGRD